One stretch of Aquimarina sp. Aq107 DNA includes these proteins:
- the nusG gene encoding transcription termination/antitermination protein NusG, whose product MAEVSNTKKWYVVRAVSGQENKVKDYIEREIAHMGMEDYVSQILVPTEKVVQIRNGKKINKERVYFPGYVMIEANLSGEIPHIIKSINGVIGFLGEVKGGDPVPLRKAEINRMLGKVDELAVKTDNVAIPYTVGETVKVIDGPFNGFNGTVEKVNEEKRKLEVMVKIFGRKTPLELSYMQVEKV is encoded by the coding sequence ATGGCTGAAGTTAGTAATACAAAAAAATGGTACGTTGTACGTGCTGTAAGTGGGCAAGAAAATAAGGTCAAGGACTATATTGAGAGAGAAATCGCTCATATGGGTATGGAGGATTATGTTTCTCAGATCTTGGTGCCGACTGAAAAGGTAGTACAGATTCGTAACGGAAAGAAAATAAATAAGGAAAGAGTGTATTTTCCTGGATATGTTATGATAGAAGCTAACCTGTCTGGAGAAATTCCTCATATAATAAAGTCTATTAATGGAGTTATTGGTTTTCTTGGAGAAGTAAAGGGTGGAGATCCTGTTCCTTTAAGAAAAGCAGAAATTAATAGAATGTTAGGTAAGGTAGATGAACTTGCTGTGAAAACTGATAATGTGGCTATTCCTTATACTGTTGGAGAAACAGTTAAAGTAATTGATGGCCCATTTAATGGTTTCAATGGTACAGTAGAGAAAGTAAATGAAGAAAAGCGTAAGCTGGAAGTAATGGTAAAGATTTTTGGAAGAAAGACACCATTGGAGTTAAGCTATATGCAAGTTGAAAAAGTATAA
- the secE gene encoding preprotein translocase subunit SecE translates to MAGLINYISESYSELKNHVTWTPWAEAQRLTLVTIVFSVIFSLAIWGVDTVFSNLIEYYFTLVKS, encoded by the coding sequence ATGGCTGGATTAATAAATTATATTTCGGAATCATATAGCGAGTTGAAAAATCACGTTACTTGGACTCCTTGGGCAGAAGCACAAAGATTGACTTTAGTTACTATTGTATTTTCTGTTATTTTTTCGCTAGCTATCTGGGGAGTGGATACTGTGTTTAGTAATTTGATAGAGTATTATTTCACTTTAGTTAAATCATAA
- the rplA gene encoding 50S ribosomal protein L1, translating to MAKVTKKQKEVRAKVEKNKSYSVDEASALVKEITNVNFDASVDLAVRLNVDPRKANQMVRGVVTLPHGTGKDVKVLALVTPDKEAEAKEAGADFVGLDEYLDKIKGGWTDVDVIITMPSVMGKLGPLGRVLGPRGLMPNPKTGTVTMDIAKAVSDVKAGKIDFKVDKTGIVHAAIGKSSFSADKIAGNAKELLTTLVKLKPVAAKGVYIKSIYMSSTMSPSLEIDSKHFAG from the coding sequence ATGGCAAAAGTAACTAAAAAGCAAAAAGAAGTTAGAGCTAAAGTTGAAAAGAATAAATCATATTCAGTAGACGAAGCTTCTGCTTTAGTAAAAGAAATAACAAACGTAAATTTTGATGCATCTGTAGATTTAGCAGTTCGTTTGAACGTAGATCCTCGTAAAGCTAATCAAATGGTACGTGGTGTGGTAACTTTACCTCACGGAACAGGAAAGGATGTTAAAGTTCTTGCATTGGTAACACCAGATAAAGAAGCTGAAGCTAAAGAAGCTGGTGCTGATTTTGTAGGTCTTGATGAGTATCTTGATAAAATCAAAGGTGGATGGACTGATGTAGATGTGATTATCACTATGCCAAGTGTGATGGGTAAATTAGGTCCATTAGGTCGAGTTTTAGGACCTCGTGGTTTAATGCCTAACCCAAAGACTGGTACTGTAACTATGGATATAGCTAAGGCTGTTTCTGATGTTAAAGCTGGTAAGATAGATTTCAAAGTTGATAAGACAGGAATCGTTCACGCTGCAATTGGGAAGTCATCTTTTTCTGCTGATAAGATAGCGGGAAATGCAAAAGAATTATTAACAACATTGGTGAAGTTAAAACCTGTGGCTGCTAAAGGTGTATATATAAAATCTATTTATATGTCTTCTACTATGAGCCCTAGTTTAGAAATTGATTCTAAGCACTTTGCTGGGTAA
- the hpf gene encoding ribosome hibernation-promoting factor, HPF/YfiA family — protein sequence MKVNLQSVNFNVDQKLIDFTQAKLDKLENHFSRIIYADVFLKVMNTSGKENKITEILLSVPGDEFIIKKINKSFEEGVDECVSSLERQLRKRKEKLNTHV from the coding sequence ATGAAAGTGAACTTGCAATCCGTAAATTTTAATGTAGATCAGAAGTTGATAGATTTTACTCAAGCAAAATTGGATAAGTTAGAAAATCATTTTAGTCGTATTATTTATGCTGATGTTTTTCTAAAAGTTATGAATACGAGTGGTAAGGAAAATAAAATCACAGAAATTTTGCTGAGTGTTCCAGGAGATGAGTTTATAATCAAAAAAATAAATAAAAGTTTCGAAGAAGGTGTGGATGAGTGCGTTAGTTCGTTGGAGAGACAGTTAAGGAAACGTAAGGAAAAATTAAATACACATGTTTGA
- the tuf gene encoding elongation factor Tu gives MAKETFDRSKPHLNIGTIGHVDHGKTTLTAAITKVLADAGLSEARDFDTIDNAPEEKERGITINTSHVEYQTANRHYAHVDCPGHADYVKNMVTGAAQMDGAILVVAATDGPMPQTREHILLGRQVGIPRIVVFLNKVDMVDDEELLELVEMEVRDLLSFYEYDGDNGPVVAGSALGALNGEQKWVDTVLELMKEVDAWIEEPLREIDKDFLMPIEDVFSITGRGTVATGRIETGIANTGDPVEIIGMGAEKLTSTITGIEMFRQILDRGEAGDNAGILLRGIEKTQISRGMVITKPGSVTPHAKFKAEVYILKKEEGGRHTPFHNNYRPQFYVRTTDVTGNIALPDGVEMVMPGDNLTITVELIQPIAMNVGLRFAIREGGRTVGAGQVTEILD, from the coding sequence ATGGCAAAGGAAACTTTTGATCGTTCCAAACCGCACTTAAATATTGGTACTATTGGACACGTTGATCACGGTAAAACAACTTTAACGGCTGCTATTACTAAGGTATTGGCAGATGCTGGTCTTTCTGAGGCTAGAGATTTCGATACTATCGATAACGCTCCAGAAGAAAAAGAAAGAGGTATTACAATTAATACATCTCACGTAGAATACCAAACAGCTAATCGTCACTATGCACACGTTGACTGTCCAGGTCACGCCGATTATGTAAAGAACATGGTAACTGGTGCTGCTCAGATGGATGGTGCTATATTAGTGGTAGCTGCTACTGATGGACCTATGCCACAAACTCGTGAGCACATCCTTTTAGGACGTCAGGTAGGTATTCCAAGAATCGTTGTATTCCTTAATAAAGTGGATATGGTTGATGATGAGGAGCTTTTAGAATTAGTAGAGATGGAGGTTAGAGATCTTCTTTCTTTCTATGAGTATGATGGAGATAATGGACCTGTAGTTGCTGGATCTGCACTTGGAGCTCTTAATGGAGAACAGAAGTGGGTTGATACGGTTTTAGAATTAATGAAAGAAGTAGATGCTTGGATCGAGGAGCCATTACGTGAAATCGATAAAGATTTCTTAATGCCGATTGAAGATGTATTTTCTATTACTGGTCGTGGTACTGTAGCAACTGGACGTATAGAAACAGGTATTGCTAACACTGGAGATCCTGTTGAGATCATCGGTATGGGTGCTGAAAAATTAACCTCTACTATAACAGGTATCGAGATGTTCCGTCAGATCCTTGATAGAGGAGAAGCTGGAGATAACGCAGGTATCTTATTAAGAGGTATTGAGAAAACTCAGATTTCTCGTGGTATGGTAATTACTAAGCCGGGATCTGTAACTCCACACGCTAAATTCAAAGCTGAGGTTTATATCCTTAAGAAAGAAGAAGGTGGACGTCACACTCCATTCCATAATAACTACCGTCCTCAGTTCTACGTTCGTACAACTGATGTAACTGGAAACATTGCGCTTCCTGATGGTGTTGAAATGGTAATGCCTGGAGATAACTTAACTATTACTGTTGAGCTTATTCAGCCAATTGCAATGAATGTAGGTCTTCGTTTTGCGATCCGTGAAGGTGGTAGAACAGTAGGTGCCGGTCAGGTAACTGAAATTTTAGACTAA
- the rplJ gene encoding 50S ribosomal protein L10, whose amino-acid sequence MTREEKSQVIEDLTAQLAENSNIYLADISGLDAGATSNLRRACFKANVSLKVIKNTLLAKAMEKSDKEFGELPEVLKGNTSIMFSETGNAPAKVIKEFRKKSEKPLLKGAFVESAIFVGDENLEALVNIKSKEEVIGDIIGLLQSPAKNVISALKSSGGTIAGILKTLSEKEG is encoded by the coding sequence ATGACAAGAGAAGAAAAATCACAAGTAATTGAAGACTTAACTGCTCAGTTAGCTGAAAACTCTAATATTTATTTAGCTGATATTTCAGGATTAGATGCAGGAGCAACTTCAAATTTACGTAGAGCTTGTTTTAAAGCTAACGTATCATTAAAAGTAATTAAGAATACGCTCCTTGCTAAGGCAATGGAGAAATCAGATAAGGAGTTTGGAGAATTGCCTGAGGTATTAAAAGGTAATACTTCTATTATGTTTTCTGAAACAGGAAATGCTCCAGCGAAGGTTATTAAGGAATTTCGTAAGAAATCTGAAAAACCTTTATTAAAGGGAGCTTTTGTAGAGTCAGCTATTTTTGTAGGTGATGAAAACTTAGAGGCACTTGTTAATATCAAGTCTAAGGAAGAAGTTATCGGAGATATTATTGGCTTGTTACAATCACCTGCTAAGAATGTTATTTCGGCATTAAAGTCAAGTGGTGGTACTATAGCTGGTATTCTTAAAACATTATCCGAGAAAGAAGGATAA
- the rpsU gene encoding 30S ribosomal protein S21: MLIIPVKDGENIDRALKRFKRKFDRTGTMRQLRKRQAFTKPSVERRAQVQKAQYIQHLRDQEEI, encoded by the coding sequence ATGTTAATTATACCAGTTAAAGACGGAGAAAATATAGATAGAGCGTTAAAACGTTTTAAGCGTAAATTCGACAGAACAGGAACTATGCGTCAGCTGCGTAAGCGTCAGGCGTTCACAAAGCCTTCTGTAGAGCGCAGAGCTCAAGTTCAAAAAGCGCAGTACATTCAGCACTTAAGAGATCAAGAGGAAATTTAA
- a CDS encoding tyrosine-type recombinase/integrase, producing MFIKEFVDYLLLEKKYSTHTVSAYKADLLSFVKFYEDEYDIKDISKSNYTQIRSWIVSLVDKEVSNRTINRKVSSLKTYFKFLLKSEQIDKNPLAKHKALKASNKLQIPFSDVEVDLVLEELSSGVDFKSVRNRLIVELFYATGMRRIELVNLKIKDVDVSSKQIKVLGKRNKERYVPLIPSVIKTIEQYMELRKDVVKELGDSSLLLTEKGVKIYETLVYRVINGYFSNVSSKVKRSPHILRHSFATHLLNEGANLNAVKELLGHSSLAATQVYTHQSIAQLAKVYKQSHPRNKK from the coding sequence ATGTTTATTAAAGAGTTTGTAGATTATTTACTTTTAGAGAAAAAATACTCTACACATACTGTTTCTGCGTATAAAGCGGATTTGCTGTCTTTTGTTAAGTTTTATGAAGATGAATATGATATAAAAGATATTTCAAAATCGAATTATACTCAAATCCGTTCTTGGATAGTTAGTTTGGTTGATAAAGAAGTTTCTAATAGAACAATTAATAGAAAAGTATCTTCTCTTAAGACTTATTTTAAATTCTTGCTTAAGTCAGAACAGATAGATAAGAATCCATTGGCTAAGCATAAGGCGTTAAAAGCTTCTAATAAGCTTCAAATACCATTTTCTGATGTAGAGGTTGATCTTGTTTTAGAAGAGCTGTCTAGTGGTGTGGATTTTAAAAGTGTTAGAAATAGGTTAATCGTGGAGTTATTTTATGCAACTGGAATGCGTAGGATCGAATTGGTGAATCTTAAGATTAAAGATGTTGATGTCTCGTCTAAACAAATCAAAGTCTTGGGTAAGCGAAATAAAGAGCGATATGTCCCATTAATCCCATCGGTTATTAAAACTATTGAGCAATATATGGAGTTGCGTAAAGATGTAGTTAAGGAGTTAGGAGATTCTTCATTACTACTTACAGAAAAAGGAGTTAAAATATATGAAACACTTGTTTATCGAGTCATAAATGGCTATTTTAGTAATGTATCTTCAAAAGTTAAAAGAAGTCCGCATATATTGAGACATTCATTTGCGACACATCTACTTAATGAAGGCGCGAACTTAAATGCTGTAAAAGAATTACTAGGTCATTCTAGTTTAGCAGCTACTCAGGTGTATACGCATCAAAGTATAGCACAGTTGGCAAAAGTATATAAGCAATCCCATCCAAGGAATAAAAAATAA
- the rplK gene encoding 50S ribosomal protein L11, with translation MAKEISKVVKLQVRGGAANPSPPVGPALGAAGVNIMEFCKQFNGRTQDKAGKVLPVVINVYKDKSFDFVIKTPPAAVQILEAAKTKKGSGEPNRKKVASVTWDQVRAIAEDKMQDLNAFTVESAMKMIAGTARSMGVTVKGQAPF, from the coding sequence ATGGCTAAAGAGATAAGTAAGGTTGTAAAACTTCAAGTACGTGGAGGAGCGGCTAATCCGTCCCCACCAGTTGGACCTGCTTTAGGTGCTGCCGGAGTGAATATCATGGAATTCTGTAAGCAATTCAATGGTAGAACACAAGATAAGGCTGGTAAAGTATTACCGGTTGTTATCAATGTTTACAAAGACAAATCTTTTGATTTTGTAATTAAAACTCCACCTGCAGCAGTTCAAATACTGGAAGCAGCAAAAACGAAAAAGGGTTCAGGAGAGCCAAATCGTAAGAAAGTAGCTAGTGTTACTTGGGATCAAGTTCGTGCAATAGCAGAAGATAAAATGCAAGATTTGAATGCATTTACTGTTGAATCTGCTATGAAAATGATAGCCGGTACCGCTCGTTCAATGGGTGTAACTGTAAAAGGACAAGCTCCTTTTTAA
- a CDS encoding alpha-amylase, which translates to MKTIKFVYFLLTVFFIVSCGKDEVLDSVEPESIKPEESISTRAGLKTIGSGVMMQAFYWDVPAGGTWWNVVKGKVNAWSNAGVDAIWLPPVSKAQNGTFSMGYDPFDYYDFGQYNQMGSTETRFGSKSELESLISNAHNKGLNVIADIVINHNSGGDLEWNEFAGKNTYTKFEPMSNKFNRTKYDFHPNEAYNSDSGIFGGFPDLSHNKAYVQDWLWKRSNSVAKYYKNTMGFDGYRFDYVKGFAPWVAKEFRKSTGAFGVGEYWDGNVNTLKWWTDQAEMSAFDFACYYKMRDAFVGNNLNALSGDMLWKRNASRAVTFVANHDTDEIYTNKLLAYAYILTHEGYPALFYRDYEDWLDKNKLNNLIWIHNNLAGGNTSNLWTDNDEYIARRNGGGGKNGLIVYINNSDSWKERWIQTNWSSRRIKDYTGNSSWEPVTQGGKWVKIQAPPKGYTVWSLK; encoded by the coding sequence ATTTTTTATCGTTTCATGCGGTAAAGACGAGGTTTTAGATTCAGTAGAGCCTGAATCGATTAAACCAGAAGAATCAATTTCTACTAGAGCAGGTCTTAAAACTATTGGATCTGGGGTAATGATGCAAGCTTTTTATTGGGATGTTCCTGCAGGTGGTACTTGGTGGAATGTTGTAAAAGGAAAAGTTAATGCTTGGAGTAATGCAGGTGTTGATGCTATTTGGTTGCCTCCTGTAAGCAAAGCACAAAATGGAACATTCTCTATGGGATATGATCCATTTGATTATTATGATTTTGGCCAGTACAATCAAATGGGTAGTACAGAGACAAGATTTGGATCTAAATCAGAATTAGAATCTTTAATCTCTAATGCTCATAATAAAGGATTAAATGTGATAGCGGATATCGTAATAAATCATAATAGTGGTGGAGATTTAGAATGGAATGAATTTGCTGGTAAAAATACCTACACCAAATTTGAACCAATGTCTAATAAGTTTAATAGGACTAAATATGATTTTCACCCTAATGAGGCATATAATTCTGATAGTGGCATTTTTGGTGGATTTCCTGATCTTAGTCATAACAAAGCTTATGTGCAAGATTGGCTCTGGAAAAGAAGTAATTCTGTAGCTAAGTACTATAAGAATACGATGGGGTTTGATGGATACCGATTTGACTATGTAAAAGGATTTGCTCCTTGGGTAGCAAAAGAATTTAGAAAGTCTACAGGTGCGTTTGGAGTAGGAGAGTATTGGGATGGAAATGTAAATACATTAAAATGGTGGACAGATCAAGCAGAAATGTCAGCATTCGATTTTGCTTGTTACTACAAAATGAGAGATGCATTTGTAGGGAATAATCTTAATGCACTTAGTGGAGATATGCTCTGGAAAAGAAATGCTAGTAGGGCTGTGACTTTTGTTGCTAATCATGATACTGATGAGATTTATACAAATAAGTTATTAGCATACGCTTACATTTTAACTCACGAAGGATATCCTGCACTTTTTTATAGAGATTACGAAGACTGGTTGGATAAAAATAAGTTGAACAATCTTATATGGATTCACAATAACTTGGCTGGAGGTAATACTTCAAATCTATGGACGGATAATGATGAGTATATTGCCAGAAGAAATGGTGGTGGAGGAAAAAATGGTTTAATTGTGTATATCAATAATTCCGATTCTTGGAAAGAAAGATGGATTCAAACAAACTGGTCCAGCCGAAGAATAAAAGATTATACTGGTAATTCGAGTTGGGAACCGGTAACTCAAGGAGGGAAATGGGTTAAAATACAAGCTCCACCAAAAGGATATACCGTATGGTCTCTTAAGTAA
- the rplL gene encoding 50S ribosomal protein L7/L12, producing MADLKDFAEQLVNLTVKEVNELADILKEEYGIEPAAAAVAVAAGGAGGGEAAEEKSEFDVILKAPGGAKLAVVKLVKELTGLGLKDAKGLVDGAPSAIKEGVAKDEAEALKAQLEEAGAEVELK from the coding sequence ATGGCAGATTTAAAAGATTTCGCAGAACAATTAGTTAACTTAACTGTAAAAGAAGTTAATGAATTAGCAGATATACTAAAAGAAGAGTATGGTATTGAGCCTGCTGCTGCTGCAGTAGCTGTTGCTGCTGGTGGTGCTGGTGGTGGTGAAGCTGCAGAAGAAAAATCAGAATTTGATGTAATTCTTAAAGCTCCAGGAGGTGCTAAGTTAGCAGTTGTAAAATTAGTAAAAGAATTAACTGGTCTAGGTCTTAAAGACGCTAAAGGATTAGTTGATGGTGCTCCAAGTGCAATCAAAGAAGGAGTAGCAAAAGATGAAGCAGAAGCTCTTAAAGCTCAATTAGAAGAGGCTGGAGCAGAGGTTGAGCTTAAGTAA